From a region of the Fischerella sp. JS2 genome:
- a CDS encoding EAL domain-containing protein: MPGNEWEKIRHLLVLQDLQGKRTIPLKEATYSLGRDVRNAIVLRSRSVSRQHAILLRVTLPETEQYAFRIIDGSFKGKRSTNGLFVNGMKCFSHDLKHGDLIEFGNNQVKAKYYAISNLSEQAFSESCVADDISGFLSEQANPVNPFETLIVPTDGVEGASEVALARLASFPELIPNPIIEVDLEGTVTYLNPAAALKFPDIRKLGVQHTILAGLANAVQNRQGNSFIREVEVGEEVFEQSVHYLPESDLIRTFIVRDITEQKQAEIELRQRDRLLQAVAEATNYLLTEMNYEKAIDKVLAVLGEAAQVDRVYLFENHPHLVTAEIVMTLRFEWRSDSVLSEGSRQNQSYQVSELGNWYTTLSQGKSIQSLTQELSAIDQEILHREGILSLLLVPLRLDENFWGVLGLADCCKQRQWSRHEESTLLTMAASISGARRRQQVEEMIRYQALHDLLTGLPNRLLFKEQLTRTLPNTARREESLAVMFLDLDRFKTINDTLGHTLGDQLLQNVAQRLRQSLRAGDVVARWGGDEFIILLPQVNYVEEVAQVAQRILQELETAFQIEGHELYISASLGIALFDEHSPDVETLIQHADAALYHAKDEGRNNFQFYTTSISSKTPEILTLEKSLRHALEREEFVVHYQPRVNIDTGKITGMEALLRWEHPDMGLVAPSKFIPLAEESGLIIPIGEWVLRTACRQNKVWQDEGLPALTMAVNLSLKQFRQPGLVETVAKILDETGLKAHFLELEITETTAIEDLEFTRTVLQQLEEMGVHLSIDDFGTGHSSLSRLQLLPLHNLKIDGSFIRDLTKDVKVAHIVKAIVGLGRSLGLRLTAEGVEKQEELEFLKSINCEDVQGFLFYRPLSAQKATEILWDEGVKEAVR, encoded by the coding sequence ATGCCAGGAAATGAGTGGGAAAAAATACGCCACCTGTTAGTTCTCCAAGACTTACAAGGAAAGCGAACTATTCCCTTGAAAGAGGCTACATATTCTCTGGGACGGGATGTCAGAAATGCGATCGTTCTTCGTTCTCGATCTGTCTCCAGACAGCACGCCATTTTATTACGGGTAACTCTACCAGAGACAGAACAGTATGCCTTTCGGATTATTGATGGCAGTTTTAAGGGCAAAAGGAGTACAAACGGGCTATTCGTGAATGGTATGAAATGCTTCTCTCATGATCTCAAGCATGGAGATCTAATTGAATTTGGCAATAATCAAGTTAAAGCCAAATACTATGCGATCTCAAATTTATCAGAGCAAGCTTTTTCGGAATCTTGTGTTGCTGACGATATATCTGGCTTTCTATCGGAACAAGCCAATCCTGTTAATCCTTTTGAAACCCTAATTGTCCCTACAGATGGTGTCGAAGGTGCTAGCGAAGTTGCTCTCGCTCGGTTGGCTTCTTTCCCGGAATTGATTCCCAATCCGATTATTGAAGTAGATTTAGAAGGAACGGTAACTTATCTGAATCCTGCTGCGGCTTTGAAATTTCCCGACATTAGAAAATTAGGTGTACAGCACACTATTTTGGCAGGACTTGCTAACGCTGTTCAAAATCGCCAAGGGAATTCTTTTATTCGAGAAGTAGAAGTTGGGGAAGAAGTATTTGAACAATCGGTTCACTATCTTCCAGAAAGCGATTTAATCAGAACTTTTATTGTTAGGGATATCACAGAGCAAAAGCAGGCTGAGATTGAATTACGCCAGCGCGATCGCCTACTCCAAGCAGTAGCAGAAGCTACTAATTATTTACTTACAGAAATGAACTATGAAAAAGCCATTGATAAGGTACTAGCAGTTCTGGGTGAAGCTGCTCAAGTAGATCGGGTTTATTTGTTTGAGAACCATCCCCACCTTGTCACCGCAGAAATCGTGATGACGCTCCGATTTGAATGGAGAAGCGATTCTGTTCTGTCCGAAGGTAGTAGGCAAAATCAATCTTATCAAGTCTCCGAATTAGGTAACTGGTATACTACCCTCTCACAAGGAAAATCTATTCAGAGTTTGACTCAAGAATTAAGTGCTATTGACCAAGAAATTCTCCACCGTGAGGGCATTTTATCCCTATTACTTGTGCCATTGCGTCTAGATGAAAATTTCTGGGGTGTCCTTGGTTTAGCAGATTGTTGTAAGCAGCGCCAGTGGTCGAGGCACGAAGAATCCACTCTCTTAACAATGGCTGCTAGTATCAGTGGCGCTCGACGGCGACAACAGGTGGAAGAAATGATCCGTTACCAGGCTCTCCACGATTTGCTAACGGGATTACCTAACCGCTTGTTATTTAAAGAGCAACTGACCAGAACTTTACCGAATACGGCTCGTAGGGAAGAGAGTTTAGCTGTCATGTTTTTGGATTTAGATCGATTCAAAACAATTAATGATACTCTGGGACATACACTTGGTGATCAATTGCTACAAAATGTCGCCCAAAGATTACGGCAATCCCTTAGAGCTGGTGACGTTGTTGCTCGTTGGGGAGGCGATGAATTCATCATCCTTTTGCCCCAAGTAAATTATGTGGAAGAGGTAGCCCAGGTAGCCCAAAGAATCCTGCAAGAACTAGAAACAGCTTTTCAAATAGAGGGACACGAACTTTATATTAGTGCCAGCCTTGGCATTGCTCTGTTTGACGAGCATAGTCCTGATGTTGAAACTTTGATCCAACACGCGGATGCGGCTTTGTATCATGCCAAAGACGAGGGTAGGAATAATTTTCAATTTTATACAACTTCTATCAGTTCCAAAACTCCTGAAATATTGACTCTAGAAAAGAGCTTGCGCCATGCCCTAGAACGAGAAGAATTTGTAGTTCACTACCAGCCTCGGGTCAATATCGATACAGGAAAAATTACTGGTATGGAAGCGCTGCTGCGTTGGGAACATCCAGATATGGGATTAGTAGCTCCCAGTAAATTTATTCCCTTGGCTGAGGAAAGCGGATTAATTATCCCAATTGGAGAATGGGTGTTGCGGACAGCTTGTAGGCAAAATAAAGTTTGGCAAGATGAAGGATTACCTGCTTTGACTATGGCTGTTAATCTTTCTCTTAAACAGTTCCGCCAACCAGGACTAGTGGAGACAGTAGCTAAGATTTTGGATGAGACTGGTTTAAAAGCGCATTTCTTAGAATTGGAAATTACAGAAACAACTGCTATTGAGGATTTGGAATTTACTAGAACTGTGTTGCAACAGTTAGAGGAGATGGGAGTTCACCTTTCTATTGATGATTTTGGTACGGGTCATTCTTCTCTGTCACGTTTACAGCTATTACCACTCCACAATTTAAAAATTGACGGTTCTTTCATTCGAGATTTGACGAAGGATGTGAAAGTGGCTCACATTGTTAAGGCGATTGTTGGCTTGGGAAGAAGTTTAGGGTTGAGGCTGACTGCTGAAGGAGTAGAAAAGCAAGAGGAACTGGAGTTTTTAAAATCTATCAACTGCGAGGACGTCCAAGGTTTCCTCTTTTATCGTCCGCTTTCTGCTCAAAAAGCAACAGAAATTCTTTGGGACGAAGGAGTGAAGGAGGCGGTACGGTAG
- a CDS encoding 2-phosphosulfolactate phosphatase family protein yields MKLFIYHTPELTPVDKVPECAIAVDVLRATSTMATVLAAGGEAVQVFSDLDQLIQVSESWPAEKRLRAGERGGAKVPGFDLGNSPLDCTPDRVEGRRLFISTTNGTRTLQRVQDAQTVIAAALINRGAVVKYLLEMQPQTVWIIGSGWEGSFSLEDTACAGAIAHAVVEQTGLPTDEIAGNDEVINAIALYSQWQDNLLGLFHYASHGKRLLRLECYEDLKYCSQADILDVLPVQKEAGILKRY; encoded by the coding sequence GTGAAGCTATTCATTTACCATACTCCAGAATTAACTCCAGTGGATAAAGTGCCAGAATGCGCGATCGCAGTTGATGTACTGCGAGCCACTTCTACAATGGCAACAGTTTTAGCTGCTGGTGGTGAAGCAGTCCAAGTCTTCAGCGATTTAGATCAACTTATACAAGTTAGTGAATCTTGGCCAGCCGAAAAACGGCTACGAGCTGGAGAACGCGGCGGGGCCAAAGTTCCTGGCTTTGATTTGGGTAATTCTCCTCTCGACTGTACCCCAGACAGAGTAGAAGGAAGGCGCTTGTTTATTAGTACTACTAATGGCACTAGGACTTTACAACGAGTCCAAGATGCTCAAACTGTAATCGCAGCAGCACTTATTAACCGTGGTGCAGTGGTGAAATATCTTTTGGAGATGCAACCACAAACAGTATGGATTATAGGTTCTGGCTGGGAAGGTAGTTTTTCTCTAGAAGATACCGCCTGTGCAGGTGCGATCGCCCATGCTGTTGTAGAGCAAACTGGCTTACCAACTGACGAAATTGCAGGTAACGATGAAGTCATCAATGCGATCGCTCTTTATTCTCAATGGCAAGATAATTTATTAGGACTATTTCACTATGCCAGTCACGGCAAACGTTTGTTACGTCTGGAATGTTATGAAGACCTGAAATATTGTTCTCAAGCTGATATTTTAGATGTTTTGCCTGTGCAGAAAGAAGCAGGTATTTTAAAAAGATATTAA
- the rd gene encoding rubredoxin: MENYVCTACGYVYNPAEGDLDAGIPAGTAFTDLPEDWVCPVCGAEKDEFEPEE; the protein is encoded by the coding sequence ATGGAAAACTATGTATGTACAGCCTGTGGTTACGTATATAACCCAGCAGAAGGTGATTTAGATGCTGGCATACCAGCAGGCACAGCTTTTACAGATTTACCCGAAGACTGGGTATGCCCGGTATGTGGGGCAGAAAAAGACGAGTTTGAACCTGAGGAGTGA
- a CDS encoding pilus assembly protein PilB, with protein MLSSKGKSIDTEASDQQEVPSDTHILWEQGIEREQVFQLIESFLSFEACLYHQVVPLKMEDNSLLLGMVNQEDSSALDYVRRILSYIKCTLVCEPITGDIHRKILSAYLNYKNTSPSAIPQDSNQQPTNPNPNQTENTVLQLDASAKPQLETVSHNTPQSHRVIVTNPNTTEAKQTEQGNSNISLATTGNLHVLSVPVAEEFSPVEILLTLPPKKLLEELLARVLAGGIGRLYLERLPYTGRILWSENGVLQSVLEKVPLSVFQGVMNELKRFGSLPVITLAEPKQVERECLYQQDRLLLRLRVMPGMYGEEATLQVLRGAALKFYQQQQLTRLSRDALGISQQLSYKLHELQERLLVNRNVNSSQLETFNALNNLLQNLDQHIKRLTIETSEPPTK; from the coding sequence ATGTTGTCTTCAAAGGGCAAATCAATTGATACCGAAGCTAGCGATCAGCAAGAAGTACCATCCGACACACACATATTATGGGAGCAAGGAATAGAACGCGAGCAAGTATTCCAGCTGATTGAAAGTTTTCTGTCCTTTGAAGCCTGCCTTTATCATCAAGTTGTGCCACTCAAAATGGAAGACAACAGCTTGTTATTGGGTATGGTCAATCAAGAAGATAGTTCAGCGTTAGATTACGTTCGTCGTATATTGTCTTACATAAAATGTACATTAGTATGTGAACCGATTACAGGCGATATCCACCGTAAAATACTCTCAGCCTATCTAAACTACAAAAATACATCCCCCTCAGCGATTCCACAAGACTCTAATCAGCAACCAACCAACCCAAACCCAAATCAAACTGAAAACACTGTCCTGCAATTGGATGCTTCTGCTAAGCCACAGCTAGAAACTGTAAGTCACAATACTCCTCAGTCTCATCGCGTGATTGTTACCAACCCCAACACCACAGAAGCAAAACAAACAGAACAAGGGAATTCTAATATTAGCCTAGCAACCACAGGAAATTTACATGTTTTATCAGTTCCAGTAGCAGAAGAATTCTCTCCTGTTGAGATCTTGTTAACCTTACCACCAAAAAAACTACTAGAAGAATTATTAGCTAGGGTTTTAGCAGGGGGAATCGGTCGGCTGTACTTAGAAAGACTACCCTACACAGGCAGAATTCTATGGAGTGAAAATGGAGTTTTGCAATCTGTATTGGAGAAAGTACCTCTATCGGTGTTTCAGGGAGTCATGAATGAGTTAAAACGATTTGGTTCTCTGCCTGTAATTACACTTGCAGAACCCAAACAAGTCGAAAGAGAATGTTTATATCAACAAGACCGTTTATTATTGCGCTTGCGAGTTATGCCAGGCATGTACGGCGAAGAAGCAACCCTTCAAGTACTGCGAGGAGCAGCGTTAAAGTTTTATCAACAACAACAGTTAACCCGCCTTAGTCGTGATGCCTTGGGTATTTCTCAGCAACTCAGCTATAAATTGCATGAATTACAAGAGAGACTTTTAGTTAACCGCAACGTTAACTCTAGTCAGCTAGAAACTTTCAATGCTCTCAACAACTTGTTACAAAATTTAGACCAGCATATAAAAAGACTTACAATTGAAACCTCTGAACCACCGACAAAATAA
- a CDS encoding BlaI/MecI/CopY family transcriptional regulator, whose product MAPLPDYHPKQLSLGPLETEILHIIWELGSATVKDVHDRILADPNRELAYTSVTTVLRRLTEKGWLVCDKKGRAFYWRPLLTKQQAEVIKAHEQLQRFLAIGNPDVVAAFADSLDEAASEKIQAIAKRIQAARQAREEK is encoded by the coding sequence ATGGCACCTCTACCTGACTACCACCCGAAACAGCTATCTCTTGGCCCACTGGAAACAGAAATCTTGCACATCATTTGGGAACTTGGTTCAGCTACAGTCAAAGATGTACACGATCGCATTCTGGCTGATCCCAACCGAGAACTAGCTTATACTTCTGTAACTACTGTGTTACGTCGTCTAACTGAAAAAGGTTGGCTTGTCTGCGACAAAAAAGGACGGGCATTTTACTGGCGACCATTGCTCACAAAACAACAAGCTGAAGTTATCAAAGCCCATGAACAATTACAGCGATTTTTAGCGATAGGCAACCCTGATGTTGTTGCTGCTTTTGCAGATAGTCTTGATGAAGCAGCTAGTGAGAAAATACAAGCGATCGCCAAACGCATTCAAGCTGCACGGCAAGCGAGGGAGGAAAAGTGA
- a CDS encoding NAD(P)/FAD-dependent oxidoreductase: MTNDKLQIVVIGGGAAGFFSAIAAAKANPHAHVILLEASHQPLAKVRISGGGRCNVTHACFEPQELVKNYPRGGKALLSAFTRFQSQDTINWFQAHGVKLKTEADGRMFPTTDSSETIINCLMSAAKAAGVELRTGTAVVGVKLGRVNSPLSHFEITLKSGEKLQCDRLLLATGSNPIGYKIAQQLGHTIEPPVPSLFTFNIKNEKLTELAGVSVNPVKLRLVVPESPHLEQIGPLLITHWGLSGPAVLKLSAWGARMLHSSNYQATLVINWLPYLKQEQVRQQLLTVKNNSPKRLIASHRAVDLPHRLWQYIVFYVGISSENRWAELSNKTLNQLVQELIQAQYSINGKGTFKEEFVTCGGVNLKEINFKTMESKLVPGLYFAGEILDIDGVTGGFNFQSAWTTGYLAGLAMVSDRS, encoded by the coding sequence ATGACAAATGACAAATTGCAAATAGTAGTTATAGGTGGTGGGGCGGCTGGCTTTTTCAGCGCGATCGCTGCTGCCAAAGCTAATCCTCATGCTCATGTGATTTTACTAGAAGCCAGTCATCAACCATTGGCGAAGGTTCGCATTTCCGGTGGTGGACGCTGCAATGTTACTCATGCTTGCTTTGAACCTCAAGAGTTGGTAAAAAATTACCCCAGAGGTGGCAAAGCCTTATTAAGCGCTTTTACCCGCTTTCAATCCCAAGATACTATCAACTGGTTTCAGGCTCATGGTGTCAAGTTAAAAACTGAGGCTGATGGCAGAATGTTTCCCACTACAGATAGTTCCGAAACCATCATCAACTGTCTCATGAGTGCAGCTAAAGCAGCTGGAGTGGAACTACGCACAGGAACTGCGGTGGTGGGAGTAAAACTAGGAAGGGTAAATTCCCCACTCTCTCACTTTGAGATTACTCTAAAGTCGGGCGAGAAATTACAATGCGATCGCCTCCTATTAGCTACGGGTAGCAATCCCATAGGCTATAAAATCGCTCAACAGCTGGGACATACCATAGAACCACCAGTGCCATCTTTATTTACCTTCAATATTAAAAATGAAAAGCTAACAGAGTTGGCTGGGGTAAGTGTTAATCCTGTGAAATTACGGCTAGTTGTACCAGAATCTCCCCATCTAGAACAAATAGGCCCATTACTGATTACCCATTGGGGTTTGAGTGGGCCAGCCGTGTTGAAATTGTCTGCTTGGGGTGCAAGAATGCTACACTCAAGTAATTATCAAGCCACTTTAGTTATTAATTGGCTACCGTATCTCAAACAAGAACAAGTACGTCAACAATTGTTGACAGTTAAGAACAATTCACCTAAGCGTCTCATTGCATCTCATCGCGCTGTTGACTTACCGCACCGCCTCTGGCAATACATTGTTTTTTATGTAGGAATTTCTTCTGAAAATCGTTGGGCAGAATTATCAAACAAAACTTTAAATCAATTAGTGCAAGAACTTATACAAGCTCAATATTCGATTAATGGTAAAGGAACATTTAAAGAAGAGTTTGTAACCTGTGGAGGTGTCAACCTCAAAGAAATCAACTTTAAGACAATGGAGAGTAAGTTGGTTCCAGGTCTTTACTTTGCAGGAGAAATTTTAGATATCGATGGTGTAACTGGTGGTTTTAATTTTCAAAGTGCTTGGACAACAGGCTATCTAGCTGGTTTAGCAATGGTGTCAGATAGGAGCTAG
- a CDS encoding HetZ-related protein 2: MEVVMQQTLKQGFEERNLTMASEADKVAQFWHKRLENECLGQTTANKQSIVRWLLGSNQERFEDPKQLDIAKQAMEYRWKILNQRYLGKSREAAYKNLLTRLGSLVTLRNKIQTWVALSRDRQRSVLDVLQEVIQELLQSDNYMQQQMALISEFTTDPRLRNALLFASIEEYCLRPVRNQPLLVYRFVNYLRRTQRGGLTQVPGSDMVRLVSEEILTDDSDNRVNLVDTQAVAEYQEAQEQEEQQTLRQSVKDEFENYLLENLGQEAVDWLRLYLQGQSQDAIAKKLGKPINVIYRLREKVSYHAVRVFALKDKPELVESWLQTSLKEHNLGLTPTQLQQLHEKLTPTQRQVLELRRAGNSIEEVAQKLKLKTHQAMGEWTKVYLSAQTLRSEE; the protein is encoded by the coding sequence ATGGAGGTTGTGATGCAGCAAACTTTAAAACAGGGTTTCGAGGAGCGCAATCTCACTATGGCTTCTGAGGCGGATAAAGTGGCACAATTCTGGCATAAGCGGCTAGAAAATGAGTGTCTAGGACAAACCACAGCGAATAAACAAAGCATTGTTCGCTGGCTGCTAGGCAGCAATCAAGAGCGATTTGAAGATCCAAAGCAATTAGATATTGCTAAACAAGCGATGGAATATCGCTGGAAGATTTTAAATCAACGTTACTTAGGCAAATCAAGAGAAGCTGCTTACAAAAATTTACTGACTCGTTTAGGTAGTTTAGTAACATTACGAAATAAAATTCAGACATGGGTTGCCCTCAGTCGCGATCGCCAACGTTCAGTTTTGGATGTCTTACAAGAAGTCATTCAAGAACTGTTGCAAAGCGACAACTATATGCAGCAACAAATGGCTCTGATTTCGGAATTTACTACTGATCCGCGTTTACGGAATGCTCTGCTGTTTGCCAGTATAGAAGAATATTGCCTGCGACCAGTACGCAATCAACCCCTACTAGTTTACAGATTTGTCAATTATTTACGTCGTACCCAACGTGGTGGCTTAACTCAAGTACCAGGTAGCGACATGGTAAGGCTAGTCTCAGAAGAGATCCTTACTGACGATAGTGATAATCGAGTCAACTTAGTAGATACCCAAGCGGTCGCAGAATATCAAGAAGCACAAGAGCAAGAAGAACAACAGACGCTGCGACAATCAGTCAAGGATGAATTTGAAAATTACTTACTAGAAAATCTCGGACAAGAAGCAGTAGATTGGTTACGGCTATACTTACAAGGACAATCCCAAGATGCGATCGCTAAAAAATTAGGCAAGCCGATCAATGTCATTTATCGACTGCGGGAAAAAGTTAGCTATCACGCGGTGCGTGTTTTTGCTCTCAAAGACAAACCAGAACTGGTCGAATCCTGGCTACAAACATCATTGAAAGAGCATAATCTGGGACTAACACCAACTCAACTTCAGCAATTGCATGAAAAATTGACCCCAACTCAAAGACAAGTTCTAGAACTACGACGAGCAGGCAACAGTATAGAAGAAGTAGCCCAAAAATTAAAACTTAAAACCCATCAAGCAATGGGTGAATGGACTAAAGTCTACCTAAGCGCCCAAACTTTGAGAAGTGAAGAGTAG
- a CDS encoding Crp/Fnr family transcriptional regulator: protein MHTEVFSELFPLMSTANPQTLEWLLSIAIEHEYPAGRAVLMEDAWGNAVYFVVSGWVKVRRTIGEDSVALAILGRGDFFGEMAILDESPRSTDVIALSTVKLLSISRERFIHILFKDPQLHHRMLQLMVRRLRYANVRLQMRSAPPAVKLAHTLVSLGESYSEESHKGREIFNISFKDLADVTEIGVEETTKIMEKLDEKGWIKIDTTNQVVRLVNFRQLMNLAGKV from the coding sequence ATGCATACAGAGGTTTTTAGTGAACTTTTCCCTTTAATGAGTACAGCCAATCCACAAACTCTGGAATGGTTGCTTTCGATTGCTATTGAACACGAATACCCAGCCGGACGAGCTGTTTTGATGGAAGATGCCTGGGGTAATGCAGTTTACTTTGTAGTTTCTGGTTGGGTAAAAGTTCGCCGCACTATAGGGGAAGATTCTGTTGCTTTAGCAATTTTAGGTAGAGGCGATTTTTTTGGAGAAATGGCAATTTTGGATGAATCTCCTCGTTCAACCGATGTGATTGCTCTTTCAACAGTGAAATTACTGAGTATCTCAAGAGAAAGATTTATTCATATATTATTTAAAGATCCGCAGCTACACCATCGAATGCTGCAATTAATGGTACGGCGACTGCGATATGCAAACGTACGCTTGCAAATGCGCTCTGCTCCACCAGCAGTCAAACTTGCTCACACTCTTGTCAGCTTAGGCGAAAGCTATAGTGAAGAATCACATAAAGGTAGAGAAATTTTTAACATTTCTTTTAAAGATTTAGCAGATGTTACAGAAATTGGGGTTGAAGAAACCACTAAAATCATGGAAAAATTAGACGAAAAAGGTTGGATAAAAATTGACACTACTAATCAAGTGGTTCGCCTCGTCAACTTTCGCCAATTGATGAACTTGGCTGGCAAAGTTTAA
- a CDS encoding helix-turn-helix transcriptional regulator — translation MTVRPKFPNLIRELRKRLGISQEQLARQLGVSFQTVNRWENGRANPSQMGVKLVEQMLMEMPTQDQELWEQYFSDQDPNR, via the coding sequence GTGACCGTAAGGCCAAAGTTTCCGAATCTCATTCGTGAGTTGAGAAAAAGGCTAGGAATCTCACAGGAGCAACTAGCTCGTCAGTTAGGGGTTTCGTTTCAGACGGTCAACCGTTGGGAAAACGGTCGTGCTAATCCCTCACAAATGGGGGTAAAGCTAGTTGAACAAATGCTGATGGAAATGCCTACTCAAGATCAAGAATTATGGGAGCAGTATTTTTCAGACCAAGACCCGAACAGGTGA
- a CDS encoding M61 family metallopeptidase, with translation MNETIAPCTDTRVQKKLPTIHYQVAMPQPENHLFEVTLHLVGYPFSILDLKLPVWTPGSYLVREYAKHLQGFTAFTNNKPLNWRKISKNHWQVETEKVSEVTIRYRIFANELTVRTNHLDSTHGYFNGAALFFRLPKFDKQPIFVTIVTPRSEWQITTALPPVPGQANTFCALDFDTLVDSPFEIGSHQLYHFQVLDKPHELAIWGRGNFQVQQMIADISKIIEVEAQMFGGLPYERYVFLVHLFAQAYGGLEHKNSCSLIYQRFGFRDREKYDRFMQLVAHEFFHLWNVKRIRPKELEVFDYDQENYTSCLWFCEGTTSYYDLLIPLRAGIYDVKSFLNNWSKEITRYLTTPGRKVQPLSESSFDAWIKLYRQDANSGNSQISYYLKGEMVSLLLDLLIRCRYNNKRSLDDVMLQMWHKFGKKEIGYTSEQLQEVIASVAGIDLSDFFKRYIDGTEELPFNEYLEPFGLQLVAQTETEPYLGVRVGNENGRDIIKFVEADSPAQLAGIDPGDELLAFDGIKVSANQLSDRLKDYQPQDIIQVAVFHQDELRIYPVTLASPPASKYQVQPVANPSATQKQNFDKWLDASLANLR, from the coding sequence ATGAATGAAACAATAGCACCTTGTACCGATACGCGCGTTCAAAAAAAATTACCAACTATTCATTACCAGGTGGCAATGCCTCAACCAGAAAATCATCTGTTTGAGGTGACTTTACACCTTGTGGGCTACCCGTTTTCCATTCTTGATTTAAAGTTACCAGTTTGGACTCCTGGTTCCTACTTAGTACGAGAGTATGCTAAGCATCTACAGGGATTTACTGCTTTTACCAACAATAAACCCTTAAATTGGCGAAAAATTAGTAAAAATCATTGGCAGGTAGAAACAGAAAAAGTATCAGAAGTTACTATAAGATACCGTATTTTTGCTAATGAACTCACAGTACGGACAAATCATTTAGATTCTACCCACGGTTATTTTAATGGTGCGGCGCTGTTTTTTAGACTACCAAAATTTGACAAGCAACCAATTTTTGTGACTATTGTGACACCCCGGTCAGAATGGCAGATAACTACAGCACTACCACCCGTTCCGGGACAAGCCAACACATTTTGTGCTTTAGATTTCGACACCCTTGTAGATAGTCCTTTTGAGATTGGTTCTCATCAACTCTATCATTTTCAGGTACTAGATAAACCCCACGAATTAGCTATCTGGGGACGTGGTAATTTCCAAGTGCAGCAGATGATTGCTGATATCAGCAAAATTATTGAAGTCGAAGCACAAATGTTTGGTGGCTTGCCTTATGAAAGATATGTGTTTCTGGTGCATTTATTTGCCCAAGCTTATGGGGGTTTAGAGCATAAAAACAGTTGCTCGTTGATTTATCAGCGATTTGGATTTCGCGATCGCGAAAAATATGATCGCTTTATGCAATTGGTAGCCCACGAATTTTTCCATTTGTGGAATGTGAAGCGCATTCGTCCTAAGGAACTGGAAGTTTTTGACTACGACCAAGAAAACTATACCTCTTGTTTGTGGTTCTGTGAGGGAACCACTAGTTACTACGATTTGCTAATTCCTTTACGGGCTGGCATTTACGATGTCAAATCATTTTTGAATAATTGGAGTAAAGAAATTACCAGATATCTGACAACTCCAGGGCGAAAAGTACAACCTCTGTCTGAATCTAGTTTTGATGCTTGGATTAAACTGTACCGTCAGGATGCCAATAGTGGTAATTCTCAGATCTCCTATTATTTGAAAGGAGAAATGGTATCGTTATTGCTAGATTTGCTGATTCGTTGTCGGTATAACAACAAGCGATCGCTTGATGATGTCATGCTGCAAATGTGGCACAAATTTGGCAAAAAGGAAATTGGTTATACTTCAGAACAGTTGCAGGAAGTAATAGCATCTGTAGCAGGAATTGATTTATCTGATTTCTTTAAACGCTATATAGATGGCACTGAAGAATTGCCTTTCAATGAGTACTTAGAACCATTTGGCTTGCAATTGGTAGCACAGACAGAAACAGAACCTTACTTAGGTGTAAGAGTAGGTAACGAAAATGGACGGGATATAATTAAATTTGTCGAAGCCGATTCTCCTGCCCAATTGGCTGGGATTGATCCTGGTGATGAACTGCTAGCATTCGATGGGATCAAGGTGAGTGCGAATCAATTAAGCGATCGCCTGAAAGATTACCAACCCCAAGACATTATTCAAGTTGCGGTTTTCCACCAAGATGAACTGCGCATCTACCCTGTCACCTTAGCTTCTCCACCTGCAAGCAAATACCAGGTGCAACCTGTAGCCAATCCCTCTGCTACACAGAAACAGAACTTTGACAAGTGGTTAGATGCATCGCTGGCAAATCTGCGGTAG